GGATGATCCCCAGCTGGTGGTCCATGGGTAAGCAACCAACATTATTTTATTTATGGTCAAAATTAACAGCTAACATACACAAACTGTATTATTGCGTGAAATGATTCTACAAGAGGTATATatttctgtatatacactgagaggtgtgcatctgtcagtgtatatacattgagaggtgtgcatctgtcagtgtatatacactgagaggtgtgtatctgtcagtgtatatacactgagaggtgtgtatctgtcagtgtatatacactgagaggtgtgcatctgtcagtgtatatacactgagaggtgtgtatctgtcagtgtatatacactgagaggtgtgcatctgtcagtgtatatacactgagaggtgtgcatctgtcagtgtatatacactgagaggtgtgtatctgtcagtgtatatacactgagaggtgtgtatctgtcagtgtatatacactgagaggtgtgtatctgtcagtgtatatacactgagaggtgtgtatctgtcagtgtatatacactgagaggtgtgtatctgtcagtgtatatacactgagaggtgtgcatctgtcagtgtatatacactgagaggtgtgtatctgtcagtgtatatacactgagaggtgtgtatctgtcagtgtatatacactgagaggtgtgtatctgtcagtgtatatacactgagaggtgtgtatctgtcagtgtatatacactgagaggtgtgtatctgtcagtgtatatacactgagaggggtgaatctgtcagtgtatatacactgagaggtgtgtatctgtcagtgtatatacactgagaggtgtgcatctgtcagtgtatatacactgagaggtgtgcatctgtcagtgtatatacactgagaggtgtgtatctgtcagtgtatatacactgagaggtgtgtatctgtcagtgtatatacactgagaggtgtgtatctgtcagtgtatatacactgagaggtgtgcatctgtcagtgtatatacactgagaggtgtgtatctgtcagtgtatatacactgagaggtgtgtatctgtcagtgtatatacactgagaggtgtgtatctgtcagtgtatatacactgagaggtgtgtatctgtcagtgtatatacactgagaggtgtgcatctgtcagtgtatatacactgagaggtgtgtctctgtcagtgtatatacactgagaggtgtgtctctgtcagtgtatatacactgagaggtgtgtatatgtcagtatatatacacaaaggTGTGTATCGTGTGTATAATCAGAGTGGTATGTATCTTTGTATATAgagttgtgtatgtcagtgtatataaacagGTGTGTAtctaacagtgtatatacactgagaagggtATCTGTCAATGTctatatactgagaagtgtgtatctttgtgtacatacactgagatgttgTTCCAGTATAAACATTTACTACTACTTGTATCCTTCCTCACTAGTTAAGACATTGCTAAACCTCACTTTTGTCTAGTTAAACTATAACTAATCCCTACTAGATCGTAACTAAACCTTTTTCTGGCCCATCAAAACCACAACAAAACTACGCTAACGCCTTACTAAACATCACACGAACCTGGTTGTTGTACGGGGTATGTGTGACCAGTCAAGAACGTGTGTTGGTCAGAATCTGACTGTGAGCCAGGGGAATGCTGTGCTAGGCCTATGCTCTCCTCCAAGGCCTACTGCATGCCCCTCCGGACCCGAGGCCAGGTCTGTGACTCCTCGCCCCTCATGCTGGACTTCTCCAAACAGGTATGTTTCTTTATGAGGAGTGAATATGATAACGGTatgcaatactgacaagttgataagtaatcacatgtgcaacagttagttatctttattccgaaatgtttcgcctacacagtaggctccttCGCCTACTGTGTAAatgaaacatttcggaataaagatacctaactgttgtacatgtgtcttacttatctccTTATGAGGAGCTAAATTAGGGAAGGGTAAGCTGGATTAAGGAAAAATAGTTATTCTTATTGTGAGGCGGATATAACAGTGCCAAAGTTTGAGGTACCGGAGATTGGATCTAAGTCAATTTAAATCATATTGATACTACGTCTATAAAAGATGGCCATGATATTCATTGACGATAAGCAGATAAGATACGTTTTCCTTCCAATATTTAGTTTTTGCGACTTGCACTTCCTTGTGCTCTGATTAAAGCCGTCTCGTGTATCTCATCGCCATTCCAGGTGTACTTCAGCGACTGTCCGTGCCAGTACGACCTGATGTGCGCCTCTCTCAGCAACAAGTCCAAGTCTCAATGTGTCGACCTTCGAACCCTTGAGATAGACTACCGACGCTTAGCCACCATGAACATTCCTCTCCCGAGTGAGAATCATtgattctcctcttcctcttcttactcCTCCTTCTTCCCCACTTCCTTCATCTTCTCTTATTCCACTCGAGGCAGACCTTTGACGACCAGCCACTCTCAAGGATCAACTTCAAGACCTCTTTTGGAGGTTGTGAACGCTTCCAGGACATCTGGAGTAATTTTGGCCACCTCAGGGACCACTTCTGGGTGCTTCAGGGACCTAGACCTGCTGAAGGCTACTCCAAGGCCTAATTCTGACTAGACGAAGGTCTAGAAACCACTTCCAGGACCATTTCTGACCACCCGTAACGACCACTACCCACTACGAGACTGCTCTTACCACACAAACCATATATGGGTTCAAGACCATTTATATATTCTAGATGATCTATCATGTAAGTTGGAGAACCTCGCAGTATATACAAGACTACGTATCGTCATCTTAGCAACACTAAAATTCTAGCACAAGAGAATGAAGAAGACTTTCTGGGCAAGTTCGGCATTCTGAAGTTTAAATTTAGTTTTTCAGTGAGAGCTGTCTTTCTTTAaatagccccccccccccccgccaacctcaaatttttcttCCTTTCACATTTCTGTCTTATTTCTCAATTTTTCATTTTCCCAATTCTCTCTCCTCATGGGATGTTTTTTTAACGTTTTATTTCCGTTTTATCATGAAGTTTAGGCCTGCCAGGTACTGCAGAGACCAACCGAGAAGCAAGACCCGAGAGCGACTTGTGTTGGACCCACAGTCGCCAGGTACAGTAGCATCTCAACAACAAATACATAAAGCCCTCTGTCATCTTGAGGTTGTGAACCTCTGTCTAACAGCGTCTTCACCTCCACCTTACAACACTCTAATGTCCGCCAACAGGGTGCCAGTGACGGGGCAAAACTACAGTATTGACCGAGGACAGAAAGTGAAGTTAGCCACTCTGAAACTCCCCCTCCATACCACTAAAGTTGATTTTCAATTACAGTAGGTTACACAAGTTCAGCCTGGGTTAAAACTGGTGGAAACTAGGCTCAGATTCCTGCAAGACTTCAAGAAACATCATCCACAGTAGTACTAGGAACAATATTTTATTTGTCGCACCAGCAGAAGGTGGTCGTTGTCTAGGAGTGTAACGTTGATCATTGGTGCACCTGTATAGGGTGTGGTGGGTCCAGGTAGCGTTCACTACCTGCCGCGTTTCTACGCTTGTTAGTGCAAAACAAAGACTGAGACATACGAATGACTTTCATTACCTTGAATTATTAAATCTGTATATATGCACTCACTGTTGGCTCTCAGGTTGCTATGGTAACGCAATACAGGCACTGTAGCGACTGCAGACGCTACTTTATACAGGAATTTAACTTGTTGATTTAAAGGTGGATACTCAAAGAGTGAATTTTAATTTTGCTTCAGTTAATTTACTCAGTAGCGAGGAACATATTATGATATGAAGGTTAAATCATCTAAGTTTAAATCACGTTAAAACAGCTGTTACACTTATCATATTTCCAAGAATAATGACAACAACTGACCAGGAGTCAACGAAAGTCGACTTTCCTCGGAAAGGTGTCTTAATGTTGATGAAAGGCTCTTTAAccgaggaattagagctaccATCTGTTTCCATGGATTAaaactgattacctcccattacccaggtgctgtatgacccatatggggtttagcactttcccatgaatataataataatccccatCGAGAGGAATATGTCACAACACTGCATTAAGAGGCActtgagtttccctgtctcctaatatcatgtttatttttcttcTGTCATTTGCCTTGTACATAATaactatcgcatttactttgtctggtttcgtaaggtgaagtccaggatctttccttaattcatggtataacttaacaaatctttgaggacactcGTGTTGGAGAGGTCTGATCTTCGCTCAGTTGGTTGTAAGATATTCCATCATTGTTTGTGGGTGGATCTGAAGCCATGTAAATGTCTGTTATCAGAATCATTCTACTTACTCTCCAAATCTTTCTTTACAATTAGGTAAATAACTAGCAAATTTTGTATCGTCATAATTGTCTAGCATTATTTTCGACTTTGAATGAGTTCTTGGCGGGGATATTATAATCCTTTATAGTCTCTATCTCTGGTAATATTGACTTGCAAACGTAAATAATTGTTTGGAAAAACAAATGAGGACAGTCTTTAGCTTGGAGTTACATCCGCATCACCTTGATCTGAAGCTGAATGTAAACACGACCTCACAAGAAGTAATTCTTGTTTAACGAAATTAATGACTTTCACTAAGATATTTGAAACAATGAATCATGATGAAACGTGTTATTAAAGGATGTTATTGCATGTTTAATACATATTGATTGTTGCAAGGACCATCGTCCCTGCGGCtcgggtctcagaccaggtcacTTGCTTCATGACCCGGTCAGCCAGTCTTGATGCAATGTATATGATATACAATTTAACGTGGTCATTGCACCAGTAAAATTCACGTCACGAGAAATATTCCCAATTTCCTTataagtgaacattcaaatggtataaaataccgacaggttgttaggtaagacacatgtgcaacagttaggtatctttatttcgaaacgtttcgcttacacagtaggcttcttcagtcgagtacagaaaagttgatagaagcagaagagacttgaagacgatgtaatcagtccatcacccttgaagttttgaggtggtcagtccctcagtctggagtagagggactgaccacctcaaaactttaagggtgatggactgattacatcgtcttcaagtatcttctgcttctatcaacttttctgtactcgactgaagaagcctactgtgtaggcgaaacgtttcgaaataaagatacctaactgttgcatatgttccTTATAAGTAAAATATATCTTTTCTTCCCTGATAAATAAATACATTTCCTTCTCTGATGATGCTTGCGTGACGTAAGCActacagtctggctgatcagaaGAGTCAAGATGGAAGGGTGATCACGTTTAATAACAAGGAGGCCCGGGGAAGAGGTCATTTTTGTAACGAATTTGGGTGCATCtgcagtgtgtgtgatggtacctTATTCTATGTGATAATTACACTGTGGGAACTAAAGCTATATGTGTTTACCTGTTATATTTGATCGCACAGGATGAATTACATAACTTGTGTACATGAGGTAAATAAATGTCTGAATTCAGATAAGGAgtgaaagaggggagggggaagagaaagaaagaggggagggggaagagaaagaaagaggggagggggaagagaaagaaagggggagggggaagagaaagaaagaggggagggggaagagaaagaAAAGAGTATTGGGGGAAAGATGTGGAGGTAGATGTAAAAAACGAGAGCATGTGGGAGGGAAGAATAGGAAGGACAGGGGAGGGGGACAGTTCCTTTAGGCTGGAGTGTTGTGGGTCAAGTAGAGGATATAACAGTCCTCTGAGATGACATCGACCCGCAGATTTATgagcaactgtgtgtgtgtgtgtgtgtgtgtgtgtgtgtgtgtgtgtgtgtgtgtgtgtgtgtgtgtgtgtgggctcgCGCCCTCGTActccagctcctggcccggcaACTAAACCATTAGTCAGATGATGTAGTGGGTTCCTAGCCTCTTGCCTGCTGCTGTAATATCTACTGTAGTTTTGAATCCAGATGCAGAATTGTCTTGACTACCTCTTCATCTAGCACCATTCTACCTATTAACAAGCCTTCCAAAGTATATTTCTTAATATTCCTATTGGGACGCTCGAAATCCATCAACTGTACTCCATGAAACAttggcgagaaagatgcatcataatccatacctggaaaattctggaaggaTTAAACCCAAAGCTCTGTATGATATTAAGAGATCTGGCAGACGCCGCAACATACCTCCAATAATAAGTACATTAAGTGCAACTATAAATACACCAAGAGACAGCTCACTAAAtgtaaggggaccaagactgttcaacaccctcccatcgtacataaggggaattactaacaaatctctggctgtcttcaagagagatctTGAAAAgctcctcaaatcagttccttatcagccgagctgtggtgccTACGTTAGACTGCGGACGGCGGGTATCAACAGCCTGGCCGACGAAGCCAGCAACTGGGAAGCCTGATCTAGGACCacgccgcgggggcggtgacccccaaaATAGTctccgggtagactccaggtaaaattgttagtgcctggagtttacctggagagagttccgggggtcaacgcccccgcggcccggtctgtgaccaggcctcctggtggatcagagcctgatcaaccaggctgttgctgctggctgcacgcaaaccaacgtacgagccacagcccggctgatcaggaactgactttaggtgcttgtccagtgccagcttgaagactgccaggggtctgttggtaatcccccttatgtgtgctgggaggcagttgaacagtctcgggcccctgacacttattgtatggtctcttaacgtgctagtgacacccctgcttttcattggggggatggtgcatcgtctgccaagtcttttgctttcgtagtgagtgattttcgtgtgcaagttcggtactagtccctctaggattttccaggtgtttataatcatgtatctctccctcctgcgttccagggaatacaggtttaggaacctcaagtgccaGAGAGTACTTGGTGATCATGATCTACCTGACTCTTCTCTACTCCAGCCTAACTTTATAACATTCCTTAGCTCTACGACCAGTCAGTCAGCACATAACCTGGAGTAACGAGGTGCAGGCTCCACGCTGGTTCTCAGCACTCGAGGATTCATGTAACATGTCATCAAATATGTGGGAAGTGCTGCATAAGTAAAATGTGAAAAATTTTGATTTTTACCCATCAGAATTTACTAAGATATTTGGTACCATGAAAAGAAGAAATTTTAAGTCTTGTGAATAGTTCCTTAACGACTCTGGAGGACGAGCTGAGCTCCTTCTACCAGAGGCCGCTACACTGACAATACTTCTTTGATTTGTCAAGAGCTTTGTGACGTCATAACGTGGGAGGTATAAATACCACAGGAAAACATCTTCGTTTCAGTCGTCGACACGACATTATCTGCGTTACTACAACTCGGGTGAGTTCTCTTATATTTCGTCTGCATGATACACAGTTAGTCCTCTTATATATAGAACGAATTGTGTCATAAGAGCAACCCACAGCAGGATATGTACACTATGAGATGTGTGCTTCTTAGTGTTTATATGTTACGAGTACTGCAATTATTACGACAGGggttaaaggttaggttaggtagagtttgtcaggaaaaaggacaagtgtttcctgacgcgggtcttagtcatatgatgacccgtagctggagcttttggtcatctaaccgaggccttcaactggcttacaggtccacccctttaaaaattaaggttataatataACCATTTTTTCTTTCAggggttaaagtattcttgactagtggtgaagaggcagccttaatgaccccagTGTAGTTGACAGGATTTAAAGCCTATTAACAAGACTAACTAGTATCGAGGAATATAGATTCCAGCACAATTTTTAGTAGGCTTTTATCCCTTAAATAAGGCACAGACAATTTAGCTGAAATTAACTTCCGACATATTCAAATTCTGGAATAACGAAGTAAGGATCAATTCAACAAATAGAGTTTTGATATTTAAGGTAGAAATACTAATATTATAACACAAACGtattaaaaataatgaaaatcctGTATTGTGCACAGCATTTCTTGGTTATGTTTTTGTAGCATTATTAAAttagtgtgtgtgttgaagtTCTAACACGTGAATGtgggcagtgtgttgttgttgtcaggtacagtgtgtgtgttgttgtcaggtacagtgtgttgttgttgtcaggtacagtgtgtgtgttgttgtcaggtacagtgtgtgttgttgtcaggtacagtgtgtgttgttgtcaggtacagtgtgtgttgttgtcaggtacagtgtgttgttgtcaggtacagtgtgtgttgttgtcaggtacagtgtgttgttgtcaggtacagtgtgtgttgttgtcaggtacagtgtgtgttgttgtcaggtacagtgtgttgttgttgtcaggtacagtgtgtgttgttgtcaggtacagtgtgtgttgttgtcaggtacagtgtgtgttgttgtcaggtacagtgtgtgttgctgtcaggtacagtgtgtgttgttgtcaggtacagtgtgtgttgttgtcaggtacagtgtgtgttgttgtcaggtacagtgtgttgttgttgtcaggtacagtgtgtgttgttgtcaggtacagtgtgtgttgttgtcaggtacagtgtgtgttgttgtcaggtacagtgtgtgttgctgtcaggtacagtgtgtgttgctgtcaggtacagtgtgtgttgttgtcaggtacagtgtgtgttgctgtcaggtacagtgtgtgttgttgtcaggtacagtgtgttgttgtcaggtacagtgtgtgttgttgtcaggtacagtgtgttgttgttgtcaggtacagtgtgtgttgttgtcaggtacagtgtgtgttgttgtcaggtacagtgtgttgttgttgtcaggtacagtgtgtgttgttgtcaggtacagtgtgttgttgtcaggtacagtgtgtgttgttgtcaggtacagtgtgtgttgttgtcaggtacagtgtgtgttgttgtcaggtacagtgtgtgttgttgtcaggtacagtgtgtgttgttgtcaggtacagtgtgtgttgttgtcaggtacagtgtgtgttgctgtcaggtacagtgtgtgttgttgtcaggtacagtgtgtgttgctgtcaggtacagtgtgtgttgctgtcaggtacagtgtgtgttgttgtcaggtacagtgtgtgttgttgtcaggtacagtgtgtgtgttgctgtcaggtacagtgtgtgttgttgtcaggtacagtgtgtgttgttgttgtcaggtacagtgtgtgttgttgttgtcaggtacagtgtgtgttgttgtcaggtacagtgtgtgttgttgttgtcaggtacagtgtgtgttgttgtcaggtacagtgtgtgttgttgtcaggtacagtgtgtgtgttgttgtcaggtacagtgtgtgttgttgtcaggtacagtgtgtgttgttgtcaggtacagtgtgtgttgttgtcaggtacagtgtgtgttgttgtcaggtacagtgtgtgttgctgtcaggtacagtgagtagtgttgtcaggtacagtgtgtgttgctgtcaggtacagtgtgtgttgctgtcaggtACAGTGCGTAGTGttgtcaggtacagtgtgtgttgctgtcaggtACAGTGCGTAGTGttgtcaggtacagtgtgtgttgctgtcaggtacagtgtgtgttgctgtcaggtacagtgagtagtgttgtcaggtacagtgtgtgttactgtcaggtacagtgtgtgtgttactgtcaggTACAGTGTATGTGTTGCTGTCAGGTACAGTGAGTAGTGTTgccaggtacagtgtgtgttactgtcagGTACAgtgagtagtgttgtcaggtacagtgtgtgttgctgtcaggtACAGTGCGTAGTGttgtcaggtacagtgtgtgttactgtcaggtacagtgtgtgtgttgctgtcaggtacagtgagtagtgttgtcaggtacagtgtgtgtgttactgtcaggtacagtgtgtgttgctgtcaggtacagtgtgtgtgttactgttaggtacagtgagtgtgttactgtcaggtacagtgtgtgttgctgtcaggtacagtgtgtgtgttactgtcaggtacagtgtgtgttgctgtcaggtacagtgtgtgtgttactgtcaggtacagtgtatgttgctgtcaggtacagtgtgtgttgctgtcaggtacagtgagtgtgttactgtcaggtacagtgtgtgttgctgtcaggtacagtgtgtgtgttactgtcaggtacagtgtgtgttgctgtcaggtacagtgtgtgtgttactgtcaggtacagtgtgtgttgctgtcaggtacagtgtgtgtgttactgtcaggTACAgtgagtagtgttgtcaggtacagtgtgtgttgctgtcaggtACAGTGCGTAGTGttgtcaggtacagtgtgtgttactgtcaggtacagtgtgtgtgttactgtcaggTACAgtgagtagtgttgtcaggtacagtgtgtgtgttactgtcaggtacagtgtgtgtgttactgtcaggtacagtgtgtgtgttactgtcaggtacagtgtgtgtgttgctgtcaggtACAGTGAGTAGTGTTgccaggtacagtgtgtgttactgtcagGTACAGTGAGTAGTGTTgccaggtacagtgtgtgttactgtcaggtacagtgtgtgttactgtcagGTACAgtgagtagtgttgtcaggtacagtgtgtgttactgtcagGTACAgtgagtagtgttgtcaggtacagtgtgtgttactgtcaggtacagtgtgtgttgctgtcaggtacagtgtgtgttgctgtcaggtacagtgtgtgttgctgtcaggtACAGTGAGTAGTGTTgccaggtacagtgtgtgttactgtcagGTACAgtgagtagtgttgtcaggtacagtgtgtgttactgtcagGTACAGTGAGTAGTGTTgccaggtacagtgtgtgttactgtcagGTACAgtgagtagtgttgtcaggtacagtgtgtgttactgtcagGTACAGTGAGTAGTATTgccaggtacagtgtgtgttactgtcagGTACAgtgagtagtgttgtcaggtacagtgtgtgttactgtcagGTACAgtgagtagtgttgtcaggtacagtgtgtgttactgtcagGTACAgtgagtagtgttgtcaggtacagtgtgtgttactgtcagGTACAgtgagtagtgttgtcaggtacagtgtgtgttactgtcacGTACAgtgagtagtgttgtcaggtacagtgtgtgttgctgtcaggtACAGTGAGTAGTGTTgccaggtacagtgtgtgttactgtcaggtagtgtgtgttgctgtcaggtacagtgtgtgttgctgtcaggtacagtgtgtgttgctgtcaggtACAGTGAGTAGTGTTgccaggtacagtgtgtgttactgtcagGTACAgtgagtagtgttgtcaggtacagtgtgtgttgctgtcaggtACAGTGAGTAGTGTTgccaggtacagtgtgtgttactgtcaggtacagtgtgtgttactgtcaggtacagtgtgtgttgttgtcaggtacagtgtgtgttactgtcagGTACAGTGAGTAGTGTTgccaggtacagtgtgtgttactgtcaggtacagtgtgtgttgctgtcaggtACAGTGAGTAGTGTTgccaggtacagtgtgtgttactgtcaggtacagtgtgtgttgctgtcaggtacagtgtgtgttgctgtcaggtACAGTGAGTAGTGTTgccaggtacagtgtgtgttactgtcaggtacagtgtgtgttgctgtcaggtacagtgtgtgttgctgtcaggtACAGTGAGTAGTGTTgccaggtacagtgtgtgttactgtcaggtacagtgtgtgttgctgtcaggtacagtgtgtgttgctgtcaggtACAGTGAGTAGTGTTgccaggtacagtgtgtgttactgtcaggtacagtgtgtgttgctgtcaggtACAGTGAGTAGTGTTgccaggtacagtgtgtgttactgtcagGTACAGTGAGTAGTGTTGCCAGGTACAGTGTGTTACtgtcaggtacagtgtgtgttgctgtcaggtacagtgtgtgttactgtcaggtacagtgtgtgttactgtcagGTACAGTGAGTAGTGTTgccaggtacagtgtgtgttactgtcagGTACAGTGCGTAGTGttgtcaggtacagtgtgtgtgttgctgtcaggtACAGTGAGTAGTGTTgccaggtacagtgtgtgttactgtcaggtacagtgtgtgtgttgctgtcaggtACAGTGAGTAGTGTTgccaggtacagtgtgtgtgttactgtcaggtacagtgtgtgttgctgtcaggtacagtgtgtgtgttgctgtcaggtACAGTGAGTAGTGTTgccaggtacagtgtgtgttactgtcagGTACAGTGAGTAGTGTTgccaggtacagtgtgtgtgttactgtcaggtacagtgtgtgttgccaGGTACAATATGTGTTGTTGTcagatacagtgtgtggtataagATAGTGTGCGGTGTTGTCAGGTCGAGGCAACGAGATGGTGTCAAGTGAGAGGAAGACGACctcagtgagtgtggtgttgctAATGATGGTAGTGGGCAGCAGCCTCGCTATACCCTCTCGTGTTGCCAACAGGATGATACCCAGTTGGTGGGTTAATGGTAAGTCACCTGTGTGACGTATCTTACCTGTGTCATGTATTCTACACGTGTCACCTGTATGACGTATCTGTCATGTATCCCACATGTGTCACCTGTGACGCATCTTACCTGTGTCATGTATTCTACACGTCACCTGTGTGACGTATCTTATGTGTCATGTATGCCACATGTCACCTGTGACGTATCTTACCTGTGTCATCTATCCTACACGTGTCACCTGTGTGACGTATCTTATGTGTCATGTATGCCACATGTCACCTGTGACGTATCTTACCTGTGTCATGTATCCTACATGTGTCACCTGTCTTAACTATGTGATGTATATTACCTGTGTCGCCTGTGGCGTCTGTTTCACCTGTGCCACCTATCTCACCTGTGTCACTTCTCACTCCACAACATCTGAATTTCTCATTGCTAATTCCCCAAAAATGCcagatttaaaaaaatataagatttttttaattttcttcgcCAAAATACCATCATATACTAATGTTGATGTTATAAAATGCCGAAATCCTTTAAAAATACCGGAATTAAACAATACCAGATTTTTAAAAACGGAATTCTTCCAAAATACCCAGATTCTTCAAAAAACCGCATGAATTCTTTAAAAAATATCTGTGCTTCAAAAAATACCCAAATTCTACAAAAAAATGTCTAAATTCCTAGAAAAAAAATGCAGCAGCTATCTGCCAGTCTCAGAGACGTGTGTTTTATCACGTGTGTGTACCTTTTGCAGCCCGGACGAAGAACACGTGTCTGGCATGGTCAGACTGTGGCCCGGACGAGTGCTGTGTGAGGCCCATGTTGGCCACTAACACCTACTGCCTCCCTTACAAGGCCCGGGGCCAGACCTGTGATGCTTCAGCTCTCCTTGTTGACGTCGAGAACGAGGTGGGTCACGAGGTTCTTAATACACAAGGA
The window above is part of the Cherax quadricarinatus isolate ZL_2023a chromosome 72, ASM3850222v1, whole genome shotgun sequence genome. Proteins encoded here:
- the LOC128701308 gene encoding uncharacterized protein, producing MVSSERKTTSVSVVLLMMVVGSSLAIPSRVANRMIPSWWVNARTKNTCLAWSDCGPDECCVRPMLATNTYCLPYKARGQTCDASALLVDVENEVYFDHCPCERHLTCANLHSSSVCVEPEAVHRMLLPHSPQPLKI
- the LOC128701309 gene encoding uncharacterized protein, whose amino-acid sequence is MEHQPLCPSLTVIMISQRGGCMLLLVLVVAAVAAPLHAVPKRVANRMIPSWWSMVKNVCWSESDCEPGECCARPMLSSKAYCMPLRTRGQVCDSSPLMLDFSKQVYFSDCPCQYDLMCASLSNKSKSQCVDLRTLEIDYRRLATMNIPLPSENH